From the Ignavibacteriales bacterium genome, one window contains:
- a CDS encoding four helix bundle protein, whose amino-acid sequence MRKNEGIRQEVLGFRKKSAGMRNFRELKIWQKGMDIVTGVYQLTSLLPKDEKFGLKTQLQRAAVSIPSNIAEGCSRNSEIDFKRFLEIAIGSTYELETQLTIVENINLVSEEKVFPMLQLLSEEQKMLNSFIASIKERSEKKYKKLPKSQNLMPKT is encoded by the coding sequence TTGCGAAAAAATGAAGGGATTAGGCAAGAGGTCTTAGGTTTTAGGAAGAAGAGTGCGGGGATGAGAAATTTTCGAGAACTTAAAATATGGCAAAAGGGAATGGATATTGTAACTGGTGTTTATCAACTTACTAGTCTATTGCCAAAAGATGAAAAGTTCGGACTGAAAACTCAGCTTCAACGGGCGGCTGTTTCTATACCATCAAACATAGCTGAGGGTTGTAGTCGGAATAGTGAAATTGATTTTAAAAGGTTCTTAGAAATTGCGATAGGTTCAACATACGAACTTGAAACTCAATTGACTATCGTTGAAAACATCAATCTTGTTTCAGAAGAAAAAGTTTTTCCTATGCTTCAATTACTTTCCGAAGAACAGAAAATGCTCAACAGCTTTATTGCAAGCATAAAGGAAAGAAGCGAGAAAAAATACAAAAAGTTACCTAAATCCCAAAACTTAATGCCTAAAACCTGA